The following is a genomic window from Desertibacillus haloalkaliphilus.
CTTAGACTTTTATGAAAATGAAGATATTCATATCGTTGGCAATAAAGCTAGTGAGGTTGAAGTGAATTACTTAGGGAAAAATCATATTCAATATGTCTATGATGAAGCCTCTGGGTATTATGAGCGTTTTAATGGTGAACGAAAGACTGTTGAATACGAAACAAATGATCCTGTTCTCTTGTCCAATGTTC
Proteins encoded in this region:
- a CDS encoding DUF3048 C-terminal domain-containing protein, whose product is INGISYDGSLFKRAPERKAPHNSYITYEDMIQGFVNEKGYVITGEVPALDFYENEDIHIVGNKASEVEVNYLGKNHIQYVYDEASGYYERFNGERKTVEYETNDPVLLSNV